GACCTATACTCTTAGTCTaatcattattatttcttcccttctgtttctctcattaatatttctaattaatactgacttttgtacttcatataatcttcttcctttcttatcttcattccaccttttttttccatttttctatttctttactCTTAAGTGATTTCCCTTCCCCTTTTCCAAAAGGAATTGTAATGTTACTGCCCCCCCTAAAGCCCTTTTTGCTCATTTATCTGCCTTTTCATTGCCTTTTACACCTTCATGTGTTGGtacccaacagaaccacataTCAATGCCACCCCTGTATAATCTAAATAGACTTTGCTGAATTTCTAATACTAAATCTTTCCTATTATTTCCTTCTCCCTGAATACTTTCTAAAACTGCTTCGTTATCTGTGCACATCACCACCCTGTCTGGTTGAACCTCCTCTACCCACTGTAAGCTTAATGTTGgagctatttattctttatttctttatccatttgaattttgttagttAATTCTTttagttgatatttttttgtattatttgcagaatttatttgcaggttaataattgttgattctatttatcttttgttttattatttttcttatttatttttttctaagtaGACAGGAAGTAATATGGGTCAGTCCACTTTCTATAAGTGTAGGGGCCTGGTAATGGACCAGCAGGCATTTGGGTTTGGGGCCTGTCGTTTTTACCAGAGCAACAGAGGTAGCATGAGAATAAAGGGAAGTTTGAACTTTGTAATTATTTGCTGAAATAGGAAAATTATGGAAACCCGTTTCTgccactctgtaaaaaaaaaaaaaaattatctcattataatgagatagtatctcattataaaactgtaaaaaatgactgtgttttgtttcagatgAAGTTTGTCTTTGGGTTTACAGTCACAGATCTCATATTTTAACAGTCAGCATTTTTCAAATATGCTTCAACAACTTGTGATCAGTGCAGAGTGACGACCACGGACTGGTAGAGAAGAGAAATGAGATTCAGCTGGTCTTTTTGATCAATCTAAAAATAATGTCTCAGCTTTAAGTTCTTAGGATCCAATCCACAGTGATCATCAGAAATATTCAACCAGGTGTTTAGTTTGGGGTTTCTTGCACTGTacagagaaaattttaaaaggcATCATACCGATTAGATATTGATGGAAAAATCCTGAACTGAAGCTCAGGACAGTGATTCAGTTATAAACCATGTAAATTAATCTATCAGCATGTTTTCACTTCTAGGATCCTCCTAAAATAGAAGGACTGACAGGATATTCCAAGAGAGGTCAACAAGTGTGTCTGTCAGCCATCTTGGATTCCAATTACATCAGGGGCTGAAGGGGTGCTTATGCCTCCCCCTATAAAATGCCACCCTGGGCAGTTGCCCATATCAGAAACCACCACTGCTCTCATCAGACTTAAGGCAGGACTCTGGCTGGTTCGCTCCAAAATGTTAACTTCCAgtcaaaaattactttaaacataaatacagcAGGGCTGAAAAAAGTTGGTGCTTGATTCTGTTTATATTGACTGCATAGCAAACTACACAGTATGGAGGCACCTTTGAGCCTCCATACTGGACATACAATCTGTGTGTcatcaataaatacaatgtttttatcAGGTTTATTACATTCAACACTGCCAGAATCTATAATCACAGACTCAGTGAATCTATAATTCACTAGTAACCAACAACATGGCTAGTgtgtcatgttatttttttaagtcttttttcaTAATGACTactactgaaatattttaactgttagctatttatttagcttgctaactaaatattaagtttgtTGCTTAGAGGAAGCACATTTCACCTGAGCCAGAAAACCAAGGTCAACAAGATTTTAGGTAAATCTATaagttagtttaaaaaaatgtatatatatctGTTCTTCAAAGAGACATCAAAACAAGTCAGAGCCTGactatattattattacagtcAGAAGCAGAAAATTCAACATAGCAAAGACTCCAGTTTCAGaaagttttcttcatttctcaGCTGGCATCTAAATTAACTTCTTATCTAAAATTATATAATCTATAGTCTCTACTGAGCAGAACAAATGAACACATGAATGGATCTGGTAATTCACTTCTTCACCACTTTGCTACAACAGTCACTATGGTGACTATGTCTTTGTGACAATAAATGCATGATGGtatttaatgaaatgaaatttattaTGTATAAAGTTATTCATTTGTGCATTTcatctgcaaaagaaaaacaattcttttaattgtcttttaatctttgttttcagaaaatctgaaacataTTAGCAATGTTAACATTTCATGTCAGGTTCCTGTGCAGCAGaacataaatatcaataaaatgctATTAAAGTTGGTGGATCATCAGGTTTTttataaaactgtacaaatgtCTGAGGTTGGTTTCACATGGAGTAATTCATTTACTGACGATGGTGGTAAAACTTCGCCCTGCAATTGGCAGGTTGCTGGTTTAATTCCCGCTTCACCAAACTTGGTCATTGTGTCCTTCTGCAAGACAGTTCAGTCGTCTTGCCTGCTGGTGCTGATCAGAGGACCTGGTGGTGTCAATGTTTGGTAGCATCACTTCTGTTAGACTGCCCCAGGGAAGCTGTGGCTACTAGCTAGTAGCTTGTCACCATCAGTGTGTTTATTGTCCTGTATAGAGAAAAGACACCAAACCTATTAGATTTTAAtagaaacatccagacagcTGCTCAACCAGAATCCTTGATATCAGATTTTAGTCTATAAAGACGTTTATTTCATTCCTTAGTGAAAATAATCAATCTCAGTCTTTCAGAACAACGACCAGAAAAAACTATCTGtcctatattattattaataatataataatataggattattatattattatataatataatatataactatattatatattataatatatataattatatattatataattatttatataatttaaacatatatatatatatttatatagtttaaacaaaactaacaataataaaatactttattattaaGTAAAGAACAAAGTTTTTCTTACCATGTGCATTTAAACAGACTCCCTGTTCTTTTCCATCTGCTTGGTCCTTTCATGTAGAAGACGAGACAAATTATTGACTAAACTAAATATTGTTATCAATATCTGTTCACATTACAGTTCAGTTAGAAACCTACTTACCATTTGGGGTTTTTGTCGTTTTGTACAAATGtctgttaaaaattaaatgttacaattattaaaacagtaaaaaataaaacgctGATAATATTTTAACTACAGTTTTTTTCAACTCACttggtattttaattttttgagttttccagagaacaacaacaacaattgcTGCtgcaactaataaaaaaatcaccaaaaacaaaacaccgaTCACAATTCCTGTGATGTTGTAACTTTTTCCTCCACATTCAGCATCAGTTGAAGCTGTTCCTGCTTTTATCAgatgaaggttttctttttcacatctgaaataacagaaacatgaatCCAGGTAAATCATTTGGTAAAACATTATCCTGTGTTTATGCTGTTTGTAAGAGACCAGCTTACTGTGTGTGAGGCTGACATGACAACATTGTTCCATCAGAAAATGATCCACTGCTGCATTCAGAGCATTCTGTGTCTGTGGAGGCTGTTCCTGGAGAAACACAAATCACTTTAAAGTTAGTCAGAAGATTCTGATCTGATTTTTAGTTCTGACCAAAATGTAACTCAGTTTATTCttttcaaaagtcagaattaatctaaaaataaaagcatttatatgTTGAAGAGAATCAGACCAACCCATCCTGCTGATGTAATGTCCTGGTTCACAGCTCCTGTGTTTCTGTGCTACAGAACAACCTCCTGATTTAAGGTCTGTACAGTAGAATCCCTCCATTGGTTCACAAACTGTGTCTGCAGATGGTTCACATTGTTGCTTTTCCTTCAGCCCAGCTCCTGTGAACATGTTCAGATTATACATGTATGGAGAAAACTAACAGCAACATGGTGAATCTCAGGACATCTTTAAGTCAGACAGTTTGTCCAGCTGAATAATATCTGAATCGTTTACataatttacatttgtgttCAAAATAACAGCAACATCACTAACCAGATTTAGCACTGATTTTATAgaaattatatttctacattGTAAGTGAATATGTATCAGATgtaaagtgacagaaaacaacaaacccaaCTTTCATAAACTGAAAGTAGAAAAGGAACAACATGGAGTGAGTGAAGCATTTATTgctgaaatataaaagattttaaCACTGCAGATATTTAGAACACAACTGTTTGTGTAGTTGAGGAAGCAGatgtgaaaatgatttaataacaaaaaataaaaaacaaagtcaacatAACAGCACCTGATTCACAGGTAGAACATGGATTGCATCTCTTTAGTCCATTTGGCAGGTCCATAAATGTCCCATCTGAACATCTCTGACAGGATGTAGTTTTAAACTCTGTACAGTCTAGTCTGACTTGTTCGcctgttggaaaataaacagtttatcattttaaagaataaGATGGGTTGCATGATGAACAAGATTCAGGCAATGAAAGCAGCCTGTCTATAACAGAGTATATATGAGaataaacaataattcataACTAGAACATACCAGCAGAACACATAGGACAGCACTCTTCTCCTATGTTGTATTCAGTTAGATGACATGTGATGGAATCGACTCTGAAGTTTCTCATCTGAATCacctgttaaaagaaaaaacattttttctaacaattAGGATCAGATTCTAGCTGACAGCAGCATTTCCCTTTAAGATCAGTTATTGTTTATCCTGctttgatgaaacattttagcAGTTCTATGTCAGCATAACATTAATTTATACcaacaattatttatattattagaTTAGCTTCTAGTAGAGGTCAACCTGTCCTTAGCATTAGTTGCTGCAATTAttgaatttaattcagtttagggctgaaacgattcgaGTTGCtggattattaaaattcctctaggaaaatgtatctgcctggaagcttcgttaaattatgCTTTATTATGTAGCACCGTTTCCACCAGGGTCATTATTTGTGGAGGGCAGCGCTATTACTACCGCCTATGAGTTGTTGTGAAGAGCTAGTAGCAGCATGGTGTTGAAGTGTGTGGCGTTTTGTCGACAAATAAGGATTGTTGAATTTTGTGGCGCAATGGTTGGagtatgaaaacttttttgcTGTTGGAATCACGTTGTCATGGTTTTGGAGCGAATGGTAggaatggagagagagagagagagatctgaTTCCTCgattaattataaaaatattctatagaTTACttcattactaaaatattcttttacaacagccctaattcagtttatttatgaagtTCCAATTCACAACACATTTCATCTTAAGCAGCTTTACAAGActatttaaatcaataaacgCAACaatatattcaattcaattctaGAAATCCAAATTTGATtacatatttctctttttgcttttctgtgaaacctaaatgttttgaagagaacaaaaacaataataacatAATCAGTAACATCAGTACATGTCAATTGTTTCTGACAGTAAAACTCTCCGGCAAAAtttctatacattttaaaatatgtattttgtgtgTAGCAAATATGGAATTTGTTTTCAATACATGTcaaacttaaaaagaaactgtaaataaatcatGGATCTGATTCTGAAGAAAGAGTTCAAATCAGTTATAAAATTAccatatgtaaaaataaaaaaaaaaaacactttcctaataaaaatatacatttttttgtcataaataaatttaccaGCAGCATAGATGTTGTAGCCCAGGATGTCATTGTCAAAGGTAGGATGAGGATGAAACTTGTCTGGAACAGAAAACATCCTCTCATAGAGGATGAACCAAATTATGGCTCTTAATGCTGAAGGTCAACGtctgtaaaacaagaaacacaaacacattgttAACCTGTAGGAACTCTGGGAACTGCAGCATGAAGCAGGGCTGCAGAATATTAGGAAATCATGCAGCATGTGATGCTGTTGTTGAATGTTGGTGATAATATGACTTGTGATAAATAAATGGCTAAACATTAGTGATTTCTTTCTTCTACAGtttttgcaaacaaacacattgagaaaataaattctcaATGTGTATGAGATCGACTGTCTTACATTACAGTCGATCCACTAGTTTTAGATCCCAGACTTTAAATCTGCTGTAGTTGTAATCTCTACAACTGCCTTTGCCATCTTAAAGcctggaaaaatattttctgctgtattaaacaaaaatatcactgGTCTATAGATAAACAAATTTGATTCCAATACCTTTTGGATATTGTGAAACTTTCCAGAAACAGCAACagtaatatttttctgtttgaaattacCACATTGAAACTAGTTTGAAATTAGGTTTGtagcagggccgtgcagagacctatggaggggcaggagctcaaatttaaaaaaaggggcacattgaacaaaaactccgtacaacaacatagcaacaacccatattaatcaagaagctaattggatcctactatatcattgccatcatgtggggaaatgcaaagcaaatataatctatattttccccaacatgtataaagtttctgtttctgctgctgacagtcctggagggctgagcttaTCTGaaactgtagctgttaaacagaccagaggagagaaggtcaaaggttatgaagttatgaaataagcaaaattgctgccattttactaattaagccctaataatatctatttaacctctagatcaacctggctgcagaatgatttatagatcaaaaagctcaaaggggttaactctatataacagtttgatgttaaacctctagatctagaattataagactagATTATCAAgtcaaagaaaactcagtagctgctggtaggggccattcaggggcctccagacattcaggggcccctagaaatggtttaattgtaacacagaccatagatctaaacctgcagcatcatttatagagaatgacaatgttattacattttatttaatgcattcagctgagaaaaataaatagtacatttaggatttaattaggaagtttactttgtaaaagtttaaagaatcatcttgatagtttgattgttgtgttaccatggctacaatatggtgtaatctttgtgtttgaattgagtttgttcacaaatgcatCACAGCAagtaaccaataatcagtgattgattttaaactgggccaataaacctggtctccttctcacagattcacctgatcgatatttaaacatgttagtgatgctgaggttcttatcCGGgtggttctgtctaaggccccatattaccttgggccggccctgcatgaacagctgctgcgatgcgcatctctggaatctacctggaatctacctggaatcccctggtggcccctgtcagtccctcgatgctttggagacattttgattcatttcgtTGTgacatgtttggctttttgctgcggttctaattattgctacaatattttctctgatgtttattttgtgactctaaatgctctgaatcttcctttaacacttgaggttctgcagtaacttctatttacagcccagaacctccagcccagatcccgtcagcagcTTTAACctgcctggtagaaacgttaaggagaagcagagcaaacagagagcaggtggtaccaggtggtaccgggtggtaccgtgtcttataccagtatgtctgatataaagacagatattctttctatctgtcggtggaccgactcaagctgcctgtagtgaaccgggcctttagcagaatgatgaagttaaagtcagaagtttctctgcagctgaaacatttctgtgtttatgggcgaggcgggttttgtcccgctACTGTGAGGACGATTacgaaaatataaatagaaacagtttttctaatgtcaacatcagacctacgtttttattcacaaaccagagtatgaaaaaatattcttgcccataatttgatagttagaggacacagatcctccttctcctcaccatggaccctgagtctgaacaacatggaggctctgagagtcattattagactgagggcagccagactagtttatttttactaaattattatatttaactaaatattactgctgaggggcacaaacaggccttctggcatacagattaaaaattttggagaaaaaaaaaacaacctcaaaaagggcactaggggcatcaaggataaaaagggcaggggctcaagccccccCTCTACCTGGTTTGTAGTTTATGCATTAAATTAGACGCTGAGTGATGGCGTCACGCGGATTGGAAAGTCTCCTTGTTCACGCGCTCAATGCGAACTTTTAAGGCAAAACCTTGATATCTCTCagcaataaacaacaaaagcagcaaaTTAACCTAAGCAAATAAACTGACAGGTTTCatgtctgcttttgttttactgaCGTGGTAAAAGCGATTTGTTTGTTACACTTTCGTTTCACCCACACATTAACACAGGACGATAGTTTTTTTGCCAAACAaagataaacagttttaattaaacCAGTAGCAACACTAGTTTTCATAACTTTGTTTCAAACTAATCCCTGAACTACAGAACAGAACTCCTCTCCATCAAAGTTCATATTTTCAGTCTTCAGTGTTTCTCCACCCAGTTCTTCAGAGGAAAACCACTACAGTCGTTTAAGGCccgccattaaaaacacagaggCCTGATATGAAGTAACAATGTAATTTTACCTGAAGTCTTATACCGCGATGAAGTTAGTTTTCAGTTGAATGTTCGTCATCGTCAGACATTCACTTTATGATTTCCTGTGGTCAGCAACGTCATAAGATTCGTGGTTGATTTTCTTCGTCTTCCGCTGTAGAGGTCTTGTGCGAAATTCTGTCACCCTGCGGAAACCTGTTCTTCCTGCTTCGGGTAGTGactagtgatgtgtcggtcgcgaacgatccggctctaagagccggctctttgaagtgaacgattggaaccggctccacaatgggagccgttttaggatcctatttgggagccgggtttttttctacagtatatcgctgtctctccgcctccctgtcgttgtgcttgtgctctgcaagtgccagagccgatagtttttccccacatcgttttttttttgtcctgcggtgcctcacTGTCTCTCCCccttttctccctctccttgcgcgttttgctcttctgccagtgctagagctgagagtttttttccctcggtcggtccactgccctcatgtcaagcgtgtgctccacacatctgaccaatcacacatagtttcaattaataatgtggcgggaaaacactgaaaaaaaagtttatctccactttttttgtggaaacggcaggcaattgGCCATCTGTATAGCGttcaggtgtttatgtacagacactcactcagcggtcaagaagcacagaaagaaggggagtcagtgtgagaactgaataggtgaaaataaatgagtgacagaaaacggagcaagatttggactcattttaatgctacatcaagctccagggcagagtgcagactgtgcaaagtcagcatttcctatcatGCAGGAGACTATCGTGCAGGCTCGACAGGCCTTCAGACGCATGCACAGCCACAATAGCTAAAtctttttcagcaagaaacaacTTCCACACCAAACAATGTGCTTACATATGGTAAGTAAATAATCACAACAAGTTGATGAAACTGAAAATCAACACAATTTTGTGTTGCTGGAGGAGTCGAGGCCAGAAAGGGAACCACAACCTTCTGACAGCGCGAGTGCAACAACTactgcagctgcttcttcagGTGCAAGAACATCAACTGCTCCTTCGGCAACAATGTCTGCCCCCATTCCTACATCCCAGCCTGGATCCCACCTTCCTGCATCCACAACCCAGAGCTCTATGAAGCAGTTCCTGCAGAAGTCTCTAACTCCAGCAAGACAGAGCGCAATCAATGAGGAGCTTGCCAAGATGGTGGCACGTGATTTCCAGCCCTTTTCCATTGTAGAGGATGTCGGATTTAGGAGTTACTGCCATGCCCTCAATCCCATGTATGCCCTCCCCAGCCGAAAAACCCTGTGACAGAAAATAATCCCAGGCCTACATGATGCAGCACGGGCCTCCCTGCAAGAAAGGGTGAAGAGAGCCTCAGTTGTATGCTTGACCACTGACTGCTGGACATCCCGCGCCACCACATCATTTATGTCTGTCACCTGCCATTTCATTGAAAACTACAGTATGGTGTCATCTCTGCTGGACTGTTTTGAGTTTAGTGACAGGCACACATCCGAAAACCTGGCAGAAGAGCTCCTCCGAGTGGCAAGAGAGTGGGGGGTGGAAAACAAAGTTGTGTGTTGTGTCACAGACAATGCAGCCAACATTATCCAGCTGTTGAAATGGACACACCATCCATGCCTGGCACAACCCATTAATCTATTTGTGAGAAATGCTCTGAGGGCTATGAAGCCCACTGTGGACAAAGTGAAGGCAATAGTGGAATTTTTCCACCGAAGCACAGCAGCCACCCAAAAACTTAAATCCACCCAGCGGCAGATGTCTATGGCAGAGCTTAAGCTCAAACAGGAGTGTGTCACCCGCTGGAATTCTACGTTCCATATGATCCAGCGAATGCTTGAATCAAAGGATGCGGTTATCGCAACATTGGCAGTGATCAATGCAGCTGTGGCTCCTCTCAGCCAAGAGGAGTGGGAGACTCTGCAAGAGGCCTGCAGTGTCCTGGAGCCCTTCGACCAGGTCACAGTGGAGGTCAGCGCAGAGAGGTACAGTGTTCAAACATCATCTCATTGAACTTTACTATAATATTACTATGATACCTATTAAAATTGATTATGATGTTATTatcattgtaatttttttatttgttaaattatttatttgacaaacaGGTTTAGAATTGGCTGAAAATAATactactaaataaataaaattattagtaTGTAAAGCAATTTagaaatgaaacttaaaataatattgCTAAATaggctatataaataaatattatataaaatataatattttgatGCTTCTTTTTTCAGGTATGTTACCGGCTCCAAAATGCTGATACTGTGCAGGGGTCTTCAGAGAGTGACAGCAGAGCACCAGAGCAGAGTAACCACAGAGAGCGTGAAGGAGTTGGTGATTTCTCTCTGTTCAAGCATGGACACAAAATTCCACCGGATGGAGTACAACACAGTTCTGTCCGAAACCACCATCCTCGACCCCCGTTTCAAAAAGGTGGCCTTTAATGACAACCGAGCAGTCGACGAAGCCCTCCAAAGAATAACTACAGCAGCATCAAGGTATGGGCAGTCATCTCACCTGCAAGGGGATcatggaggagaggagggagcAGCAGCACGTGAGCTGGAGGAGCCCCAAGCATCGGCTGTTTGGAGGTTTTTTGAGGAGCGGGCAAGCGGAGACACTGCAACCAGGAATCCTGCAGCTGATGCTATTCTGGAAGTGAGGTCCTACCTTGAGGAGCCTCTTTTCCAGCGCAGTGCCGACCCACTGAGCTGGTGGGAGGCAAAGGCACTGATCTATCCACATCTCTCTCACGTGATGGCAGGTAGACTGTGCATAGTGGCAACATCCGTCCCCTCAGAGAGGATCTTCTCTAAAACTGGACAGATCATAACTGAGAGAAGAATCAGCCCTGCCAAGCTTAGACACCTGGTGTTTCTCAACGCCAATCTGTAAGTCTTTGAGTGATTTAATACAGTGAGTTCTTCATCTCTAGTGGTTCAAAACTTGTGTTgttcacatgtttttttatcCTTCATAGTTTTATACTTTCATTTAATAGCACTGTATTTGATATTTGTATTGTGGCACCTTTTCTGTTATGAAGCTGCTTTGATACTTTTTCGTATTGTGGTgggtgtttgtatttatatttaactgtttaatttattttaagttatttttgtggaagtggtgctattttgtgataatttaattggttataataaaaagtttatttataaagcatttttatgcagcatttttactcatcataagtgcttaacaatgtcaataatgaaacaaaatattataaaattaggttttagctattaattaattaataatgtcaaaaatatatatggggag
The genomic region above belongs to Xiphophorus maculatus strain JP 163 A chromosome 1, X_maculatus-5.0-male, whole genome shotgun sequence and contains:
- the LOC111609649 gene encoding tumor necrosis factor receptor superfamily member 5-like isoform X1; the encoded protein is MRGCFLFQTSFILILPLTMTSWATTSMLLVIQMRNFRVDSITCHLTEYNIGEECCPMCSAGEQVRLDCTEFKTTSCQRCSDGTFMDLPNGLKRCNPCSTCESGAGLKEKQQCEPSADTVCEPMEGFYCTDLKSGGCSVAQKHRSCEPGHYISRMGTASTDTECSECSSGSFSDGTMLSCQPHTQCEKENLHLIKAGTASTDAECGGKSYNITGIVIGVLFLVIFLLVAAAIVVVVLWKTQKIKIPNICTKRQKPQMDQADGKEQGVCLNAHGQ
- the LOC111609649 gene encoding tumor necrosis factor receptor superfamily member 5-like isoform X2 — protein: MRGCFLFQTSFILILPLTMTSWATTSMLLVIQMRNFRVDSITCHLTEYNIGEECCPMCSAGEQVRLDCTEFKTTSCQRCSDGTFMDLPNGLKRCNPCSTCESGAGLKEKQQCEPSADTVCEPMEGFYCTDLKSGGCSVAQKHRSCEPGHYISRMGTASTDTECSECSSGSFSDGTMLSCQPHTQCEKENLHLIKAGTASTDAECGGKSYNITGIVIGVLFLVIFLLVAAAIVVVVLWKTQKIKIPNICTKRQKPQMDQADGKEQGVCLNAHGQ